A region of the Fusarium musae strain F31 chromosome 12, whole genome shotgun sequence genome:
tactatttttaagtattaagtaataatatattaatatcttaagcttaataaatatttaaactattaaattaaaggcctattatagcccctagattataataattattaattttataattataatctttataaacttaaaagtatactttttataaatagtatttaaagtttatatataatagaattatttaaaaaattctattaaagttagttttataaaataaaaaagattttatatattataacagTTAGgtctaattatattaaactaagccatgcttaggtttattattagcagatTACGTAAGGcgtaatactaagcttattaaagtattatatttcttaatagtagatttaatatatattaagtttaattaatataaagaagttttattaatagctagtaagctagttctatttaatactaaataaatatatatatatacttatataatatatagattaaatagggttaatttaactatatttattaaaagttaaataaggttagtttaattttatttatagttagttatataagttaaatagtatatatttaatttctataaagtaagtaatatttaattagaggaaaaagtaagtatatagttttatatatattaaattatattaagttataatataatctctccTCTTTCTAAGGTCTTatttttaaggcttataagtaattaagtataaagtttACTAAGGTAATCTAAACTTATTCCTATAAATATctttctatattaataatatatctagttatatttctaagtatattagttattttaagatagtttctaagtattataaagatatttctaatttaatttataaatttagttttaagatactttactatttagcttatttttatattaattgcccttaatatatagttttagaAGGTAAATAGCAGTGtgatttttatatttttaagaagtatactaactataattttagtaaagTAACTTcctaagtttataagttatttcctttttcttatttcttttttttattaatttttatagttatatatatattatataaaaaggattatataaataagtaaaaggagtaagtaaaagtaaacttttaaaaagcctTAGCttatctttagtatttatattattaggaaaagtatttttataaaaaggctactaaaataatttattatagttataaggatttaaataagttaaaggaGTTAGAGAAGTAAGAatcctttaattataaagtagttaagTCTTCTGCCTTTAGTAATATCTAACTATTAGAGGATTACagtattattaactagagTTTTATACCTGATTTTtacttctttaatattaatagaaattccTTAGAAGTtactaagtattaataaggtattttagtaattcctatatatttttattttctaggtagtttttctattttattaagtatttccTCTatctattaatcttatatatatctttaattacttttactttatagacTTCTAGTCTTAAGAtttcttatagcttattgCCtgttttaacttatattatatctactgctaatttaagtagtaaaatataaaagattagaTAGAGCTTAACTTTTAGTAGTAGgtctagtttatagttattttttaagattttttataatactttataaggtCTAATGAATTTATAGTCTAATTTATGACTTAATTAGTCTATTTTGAtgttttttatagctaagtagactatatctctttttaaaaaggttagtCTTTTTAACTGTTTTAGgttatagtagttttttatatattttttaataaatttaagttttatttttatttctttatataggttTCTTAGGTTATTgcttttaagtatagtagctaggttaattaatttctttagttatatattatagtatatatttagtataaatcTAAAATTAGTGTAAGctagtataagctttatactCTTATTATATacagtattatatataagttaggctATTAGAAGTTTCTTAACCTAATTATTCtgtttatagttaatataatattataggtattgtttaagtacttaatttatttatttagtttatttattaatctaAGGtcaaaaagctattataagccAGTAATTTAGTTTAAGTTAtgctataagtaattactaaaagtttactataaatataagttctttattaGAAAGAATTTCTGtaagtaagctatatatattaataatatattaataaaaaatataagaaagttcttttatatttatagattctttatatagtaagtaatataagaattttataaattagttaactataactataatactattatagaagattttaattaagggtttttttaataaaagtaactttataataaagtctattataattaagtcctAAGGTTATTATACTACTAGtagtagttatagttatttataaggtttatatttttatacctttatttttatatataaattatattcctttataatcttttttacttatttttttttaagatattagtAGCTTAGTTTCTagagttattttattatttttataactctttagtatctatataatagatataaatagattttataaataaattcttcctttactttttcttATAGTACTTAATCTAAGAGTAGTTATATTAGGTATCTTTATCTTtctagtttttatttataaataaggcatttatcttatatttctttaacttatttatccTATCTTAAAtagatatagtaattaagctagttagttttagcttttttaggattattatatatattttagtagtatttttttaacttttatattataatatattttttaaagttaatataaatttctttttctctttctattatctttttataggTTCTAGCaatagttttaataagttatataaactaatattctccttttttattaagttctaGGAGTTattcctttattttattagtacttatattaaaatctattcattagttaatagtatctatatatctattattagtgcctttatagtatactataataaaatcaaatttatataagtatttagtatagtatagttattattaatttagcttttaaattattataaaataagctatatttttataattagtaaataccttaactaggtatttatttcctttaaggtagtattaaaattctttaaaatagttaataatagctaggaattctttattataaataaggtagttaagttttactttatatatcttataagagtagaaagctattaagtataatatattattattattatattatctaatttattttcttaaagtaaagttagaagtattagttttaagtttaatttactattttaagttaaatataattaggactggtttattagtaatagctagcttaagttatttaaaagctttttaggccttattattctatttaaaggtttagttttttttagtaatttctataagtaatatagcaGTCTtactaaaatctttaataaattattagtaGTAGTTTACGAATCCTAAGaaggattatatttcttttattaaagtaagtattttctatttagtaattattactattttttatttatctatcttaatcttattatataagattttatatcctaagtatattacttatatctaatagaaataactttttataggtttaataagtatattagtatctTATAGtgcttttaagactttatagatatattctatatacttttcttttatattaaaaaagataaggatattatttaagtagtaaactataaagatattaaggtactcttaaagtatatttataattatatattaaaatactataagtatattagttaagttaaaaggtattactaaatacttaaatagtttatattttattttaaaggctattttctatttattgctttttttaatttaaataaagttatatatagatttaagATTAAGggctataaactattttttactaaataattaatctttaaatttagtaataagtagtaatagtattttatttttattaataatcttattaagctattagtaatttactataagttaaagtttattagtatttagttttaatataaatataactaggtATTTTGCTAAggatttaaatagtttaatatattctttttatagtatattatttaactattttttaagtatattaagcttattttaagataggttataaattaaaaagaattttaggttctttctttcttttaatataattttaatattatagtttatatattaaagtaactttatattaagttcttCTTAAAATAGTTTCTTATAGATATAGTATTAgattagtatatttttaagttatttattaaattcctttttagtaatctattttattttttaaaaattataatttagctatttaaactGTTTTTTAAgagttactattatttatttaatatattttattctgcctttataatacttatattatattttttttaaaataggtaatattttattactttagattttactattttctttagttaaagtttaagatcttattttattattatttaaattatttttattatttaaagggTAATCTTTATAGGTTACTTAGCTAAttctttagttaaattataggTTATAGTGTTTTAACTATAGATATCTTAGTATTaggttatatttactaatagggataatattaaagttaattccTTAATTtcttctatttataaataccttaaggtaattaatttcttaggttatttatttattattataattataggttCCTCCTTTTCTAttagttactatatatagtttttctttatctttcTATAGTAGCCtaagattatttactatattaagggaaatataatttatattagctttactatttataaatatacttagctACTTGCTTTTAATTCTGACTTTTAGTTTAAGGCAGGTTTATTAATtgttttttatagttattcttagagcttttatagtaagtttatttcctcttattttattacttatttaacactttattataaatagtagtattctTTTCCTATCTAGAGgtagttatagctatatttactattatagcagttaatattatttaagtatttatattaataagctaatttattttagtatttagcttttatttatataatttatttatttaatataatatctttattagttAGCTATActaattttcttttattaaagcttttactttttttatttatttaactattatttaatatattattttatgccttttttagcttattaatttttataataattttataaagttccttatttaaggcttcttctttatagtcttttttattataaacttttaatctttattaagtaatataataagagttttaaatatagtttaaagcttattcttttactttaatatttactataagttttattacttaagtttttctatactttttagtaagttagtatcCTAgggtattaataattaagtaaggtctttattctttatattctttagtttatattaagaaatagttatttatttctttatcttACCtgtattattagtaataatattatatataggatatttataatatctgCTAATAGTTTAGATAGTCTAGGTACTTTTAAAGGTCTGCTTTAATTTAGATCTGTTCCTCtagtataattaagtcttttactttatactttatatataattaaatatagatattattattttattttataatagctctttatcttataagtttagtatatttaagtactttactatactatatataatttctatatttattatattatagtttaatatctatattctAGATAGTATAgtttacttatcttttaatttttatagcttttaggtcttaaactatttttaaagctaatatatagtttagattattatagtattagttaagtctttataaagtagttttaaCTAggattttatttactaatatataagggtttgtttctttttttatttcctttagagATTTCTTTAGTGCCTATTTTAGGtttagattatatatttaagtactAGGTTTATTATCTAGGTTAAGGTTAATTTCCTTTCCCTTTCTAGCTATATAGATAGttttgccttttttttttatttaaggtaCTTTAGGGACTGgtatttatttaaggtttttactttatttatttcttttcccttctttaTTCTtagtaaaaagtatttttaaggtTAAGGCTAAGTATCTTAAAATAGGTTAATCCTTAAGGTCTATTTAGggatagtatttattaagtattttttctttactaaggaatagattatatacttatatattattagttagtcctaatttattatatcttaatctagttatattaatagtataagtaactatttaaggtttttcttttttattaatactattaatatatttcttaccTTTAGGTATAGGTCTGTATTTCTAGTTAGTCTTAATAAGGTTCTTATATTCCTAATTATAGTATCCCTTCTTGCTATAGTTCTAGTAAGTAATCTTAAATTTATCTTTCTTAATTACcctaatagttataagtcttaattcagtcttatataaggtattatagttttattgcctcttttagttaatattatagtaaggtttatttccttattatctttagttactttaattattatagattttctattagaattatatattattaatataaatagcttatttaatataattaactagtATTTtaggtctttcttttttataaagttttacttaaatagattctttaagtttattaaagaataataatataagtagttTTTAGTCCTATCCTAGTTTAGTAGTAAGTTAAAGGAACTTAGTTCTATATTTAGATATAGATTTAGTTTACCTAAGTATCTtaattttctattttatttagctctttttattaattaatttaaaggcttattacaGGGCttccttaaaagctaagtagcttttatagatttaaaatatttaaagtagtAGTTTATACTCTAGTTTAGTAGTTATATCTTCTAGTATAGGCTAAAACTACTAAgctatatttcctttaagttatcttaatatatatataactctattactatctttattaaattaatttaaaaagtaacttataaaagcttagtaCTAAGTAAGGAATGTAAATAGTTTTACTAGGTTtctattaaaaggtttaagtatattaggtTTAAGGATTTTACctgcttttttattactaatagtaatagtagtaagttaatatatttcttaaatagCATTTTACTAGTTAGTGGCCTACTAGGCCTATAACTAGGTTACCTTAGTAAGtgcttattaaagattatttattttaatatttatattagttatttactaatataattatttaatattagagttaatactactattagagttattatctatatttatatcttataaaataaaaggtatattattattaagtatagtatattactaggtagggttaatattagtagctattatatttatattacttagtattatatagtatagtctaaataagagctattaatatataatagttaggtctaattatattaaactaagctatatttaggtttattattagcagattatataaggcataatactaagcttattaaaatgttatatctcttaatagtagatttaatatatattaagcttaattaatataaagaagttttgttaatagctagtaagctagttttatttaatgctaaataaatatatatatatatttatataatatatagattaaatagggttagtttaattatatttattaagagTTAAATGAGGTTagtttaactttatttatagttagttatataagttaaatggTATGCATTTGACTTCTATAAGGTAAGTAATGTTTAATTAGAGGAAAAAGTGGGTATGCAGTCTTACGTGCGTCAGACTGTGTTAGGtcgtaatatatataaaaaagagttttatttaaaagttaaaagagccttttaataagtaaataaagctatagttaattaaatagaatttacttaactaattatatttactttataaaataataattaatattaaagtaataaatagtaatattaataataatttaataaagatataaatattatattataagaattaaaggctattataaagtaaaaaaaggaaataaaaaaggaaaaaaaataaaaaagaaaaaaaaataaaaaagttaattataaaataaagattttaatattaaaaaaaaactataaatattaataaactaaagctagcttaataagttaataataaattaaattaagttataaggtaatataaagtaatataagaaatataaattaaaagtaaatatagctaattaatacttaagtaaacttaaatatatataaaaaatagctttataatatagctaaataagttattattataaaatagattttattattaatataacaagctagttataatttaaaattataatagtaaaagagtattatatttatatataaagttttaaaataaaagtaaagtaataattaagtttaaaagtttaaagaaataaagttaactctatttatataaattaattaataaaagttaaattaacttaaagttaatagtaactagctttattaattaaatatatatatttaagtatataactaattatttttatatctaaaaatagataaagtaaagttaataaaaaaatagtagtttaaactagAGAtacttatattcttttattataataataaagatctgGTCCTGtaaaactaattaaaaaaagaagatacTAGTTACATTGCCCTGAAATCCACTTATCAATAGGTGTCTAAGTAATAGGCGAACTTGGCTTCCTACTAAGGAACCCTGAAGACACCAAGAATTCCAAACTCCCCACTACAGCCTCCCGCGACTTGCGACAGTTCTCTTCACTGACAAAATCACTTGCTGGCGACTCGATTCCCAGAAAGCCTCCGGATTCTCTGAACCATTCGTTTAATGGAAATAAGGGATGTGACTTGCCCCGTTCTTGTAGGTCCTTCTGAATGACCTCAAACCATGCCTCATGTTCTAGAGGCCTAAGGTGCATATCCATCGTTTCCAGCATGTCCCAGATTTCTTGGAGATATACTCCATCAAGCACCTTCTGGGCTTGCTTGGCACATGAGCCAAATACCGGTGACAGAATCCGGTCCACGAGCGTAGATGCGACAGTATCAACTCCAGCAGCAGTGATCCAATTGCGGGCGTCATCTTGGCTATAAGATCCAGCTTGGACACATGCCTTGACCACGCGCCAAAGTGTGTCGCCTGGCTGAGCATTTCCATTTTCGGTTGAGCCAACGATAAATCCAGGTTTAAATGTCCACAGGCGGCTTCCCCCCAAATCATTCATCGACTGTGCATGCCTAACCATGACTTCAGACACAAATTTTGTCTGGTCATAGGCCGGCAGTTGTCCGATCTTCTCCACCAACTCTTCGTGCGTTTCATCAACGCTAGATAAATAGCCACCAGACACATAGATGGTCTGGGGAGGGTCCTGCGATTGTAGGAAACCAGCGAGAAACTCGTGTGTACTAAAAACATTGGTCTTTTGAAGGGATTCGTAAGGCTCTAGCCAGTTGACAATTGCCCCATTGTGGATGATGACGTCGAATTGTCGGGGCTGACCGTTCAGGCCAAAGATGGTATTCCATTGGCGCTCATCGAGGCCGGCTTGAGGCTGGGTCAGATCACCTAGCCAAACATGCACACGCTCTTCAAGTGAGTTGCTCCACCAAGAAAGCTCACGACAACCTTCGAAAAATCTTTGATGAGCGTGGTGATAGTCCTTCCCTCGCATCAGACAAGTAACTGTTGGTTTTAGAGGGCATTGAAGGACTTTGCGTAGAATTTCTCGGCCGAGGAATCCGTTTGGGCCAGTCAAAAACACACAATGGCCTCGAGAACTGCCAATCTTACTAAGTTCCTTTGTCCATTTCTCGATCTCGCTGTTCAACAGACTCCGTCCGTCCTTACCGTGGTCGTCGGGCATGTCGGCAAGCTCCCCAACACAAATATTTGGGTCCATGAGCTTGGATGCAGATACATCGATCTGTGCTTCCTCTTTCAAAGTCGAGGCCAGTGACATCGCGTCCATAGAATCGATACCTAGGTCCTTCAAAGCAACTTGAGGATCTTCCAAGCCTTTTGTACAGCCATTTCCCTGCTCCTGTAAAAACTGTCCAATGACACTTTTGACCTTTGTTTTGTCATTGTTCTCAGATTTTGTCTCTCCTATGGCATCGCTCGGGGAGGATGACGTATTCTGGGAATCGAAAAAGGCCGTGCCAAGCTTTCTGATTGCTTGACGGTCGATCTTGTTCGTTTGAGTCATTGGGAAGGCTGCGATGGGAATAGCCACTGAAGGCACCATAGTGTCAGGTAGAACCTCTCGAGACGAACGAATGGCATTGTGAGTCGCCGGGTCAAGGTCGCTTTCTTGCATCAGGGAAGGTTCAGAGCTCTCTTCGTGGGAGATAAAGACAACCAGTCTTGGTTTGTCTCCTCGAGGTTTGAAAGTGTCAACAAATGCATTCAGATGATCGGGCAAGAATCGTCTCAAGGTTTCCTCAATCTCTCCAGGTTCGATTCGCTGGCCGTTAATCTTGAGCTGGCGATCTATACGACCAAAGATACGTAGACTGCCATCCTTCAGGACCAGTCCACGGTCACCGGTTAGAAAGATATTGTAGCAAGGTGACAAAGGACCTTCTTCCCTGGTTAGCCAGGGGGGGTTTGACTTGAAGGCCAGTCGAGTCTTCTGCTTGTCCTCAAGGTAGCCTGTAGCAATATCTGGCCCTTGGATACATATCTCCCCTGGAACTCCTATGGGGGAAAGAATAGTCCAGTCGTCTGGATGCACTATCCAAACGCGGCCCCCGATGGGGAATCCGATGCTGGGAACGCTGAAGTCGTCATCAGGTTTGACACACTTGAT
Encoded here:
- a CDS encoding putative NRPS-like protein biosynthetic cluster (antiSMASH:Cluster_12.1~SMCOG1002:AMP-dependent synthetase and ligase); translated protein: MENLNQFCKTHDTTPQSVYFTTWSIVLYHMTGQSDVSIDVESHTASALAERPGCETYNMILKIATTPLELMSEYKFPDNLLSVETGTKRSSDSSIKDRHMFRMIQDAGVFRNEDDKFAFSSHDYVSYVHLLTEPDTATLKIFWRSGLQDLEEITNIFEHTYNFILSQPDAALQSMSRPTLVQLELLPPGPGEDPSSNIPDLLRLTSSTFPSKTAISAWDGDLTYQELQNTSDRWAKALLSHGLTVGDRVIHAFQQSQYAIVAWLAILKAGCTCVPIDVPTPTERLKTIIDSTTCKAAICDTDGSSHLGSTSLSLLTPSNLDGSDKKDDIDIGEVTTSSTAVIIFTSGSTGQPKGFIQTHGAIASSMVKVSKVLGLDEESRFLQFAPHCFDASICEIFSTLVAGGCLCIPAPDKKLTDIAKNINTMEVTHAVLTPTVAKMLSTDQVPSLQSLSVGGEPCSSKLRETWSPHLQFNVLYGSTEGGVWDTIKCVKPDDDFSVPSIGFPIGGRVWIVHPDDWTILSPIGVPGEICIQGPDIATGYLEDKQKTRLAFKSNPPWLTREEGPLSPCYNIFLTGDRGLVLKDGSLRIFGRIDRQLKINGQRIEPGEIEETLRRFLPDHLNAFVDTFKPRGDKPRLVVFISHEESSEPSLMQESDLDPATHNAIRSSREVLPDTMVPSVAIPIAAFPMTQTNKIDRQAIRKLGTAFFDSQNTSSSPSDAIGETKSENNDKTKVKSVIGQFLQEQGNGCTKGLEDPQVALKDLGIDSMDAMSLASTLKEEAQIDVSASKLMDPNICVGELADMPDDHGKDGRSLLNSEIEKWTKELSKIGSSRGHCVFLTGPNGFLGREILRKVLQCPLKPTVTCLMRGKDYHHAHQRFFEGCRELSWWSNSLEERVHVWLGDLTQPQAGLDERQWNTIFGLNGQPRQFDVIIHNGAIVNWLEPYESLQKTNVFSTHEFLAGFLQSQDPPQTIYVSGGYLSSVDETHEELVEKIGQLPAYDQTKFVSEVMVRHAQSMNDLGGSRLWTFKPGFIVGSTENGNAQPGDTLWRVVKACVQAGSYSQDDARNWITAAGVDTVASTLVDRILSPVFGSCAKQAQKVLDGVYLQEIWDMLETMDMHLRPLEHEAWFEVIQKDLQERGKSHPLFPLNEWFRESGGFLGIESPASDFVSEENCRKSREAVVGSLEFLVSSGFLSRKPSSPIT